A single region of the Rhodohalobacter sp. 614A genome encodes:
- a CDS encoding alpha-ketoacid dehydrogenase subunit alpha/beta, which yields MNRKQELHIDIDWKQVARLMLLSRNIDEKEENELTPEKKILYQFSSKGHELAQILLGMNLTNPKDMVSAYYRSRPLLLTLGLTAEDAIASNMAKSGGYSEGRDIGTVCNLPNEKGPTVLPMAGDVGSQYTPGAGYAQAIQLLSQAYQKEEYNGAISVILGGDGSVATNGFWSALTMATTLNLPVLFFVEDNGYGISVKSNFQTPGGNIANNLYSFKNLKILKGSGTEPEETSGLIKQATEYVRAHNGPALLRLTVPRLNGHSFQDNQAYKDDALLQQEINNDPLKKLKEFVLKGMISEKEWNNLESEIKNEVDKAAEEAWNRSEPESKNLTEALYNDGMEVQKIGGLYSSGYEFPESSMEPKSEKQRINVVESIRRTLEHELEINEKILVFGEDVGAKGGVHAVTSGLQTKFGNQRVFDTSLSEEGIIGRAVGLAYAGFMPVAEIQFRKYADPATEQLKNTGTIRWRTANKFAAPMVVRMPGGFAKCGDPWHSESNEAFFAKMIGWQVVVPANAEDAAGLLRSAMRSNNSTIFFEHRNLLDSKYSRKPYPGDDFVVPIGQAKKLKDGSEITIITWGAMCERCEEAAEELDTSVEIIDLRSIIPWDKKMIFESVKKTNRCLIVHEDNRTAGFGAEISATISDELFKYLDAPVQRLAFPDIPVPYNVDLMNSVLPDAGKIAEKIEELVEF from the coding sequence ATGAATCGTAAGCAAGAACTACATATTGATATCGATTGGAAGCAGGTAGCCCGTCTCATGTTGCTTTCCAGAAACATTGATGAAAAAGAAGAGAACGAGCTGACACCGGAGAAAAAAATTCTCTATCAATTTTCTTCAAAAGGCCATGAGCTGGCTCAAATTCTGCTTGGGATGAATCTGACCAATCCCAAAGATATGGTAAGTGCATATTATCGTTCTCGTCCCTTACTATTAACATTGGGTTTAACCGCGGAGGATGCCATCGCGTCCAATATGGCTAAATCAGGCGGATATAGCGAAGGACGTGACATCGGTACAGTTTGTAATCTCCCCAATGAAAAAGGGCCAACCGTATTGCCGATGGCCGGAGATGTGGGATCACAATACACGCCGGGAGCCGGTTATGCGCAAGCCATTCAGCTGTTGTCTCAAGCTTATCAAAAGGAAGAATATAACGGGGCAATTTCTGTGATTTTGGGAGGAGATGGATCGGTCGCCACAAATGGATTTTGGTCAGCTTTGACGATGGCAACGACACTCAATTTACCGGTTCTCTTTTTTGTTGAGGATAACGGATATGGAATTTCGGTGAAAAGTAATTTTCAAACACCGGGCGGAAACATTGCCAATAATCTGTATTCATTCAAAAATCTGAAAATTTTAAAAGGTAGCGGAACAGAACCCGAAGAAACTTCCGGATTAATTAAGCAAGCGACGGAATATGTCCGTGCACATAACGGCCCCGCACTCTTGAGATTAACTGTTCCCAGGTTGAATGGACATTCTTTTCAGGACAATCAAGCTTATAAGGATGATGCACTCCTGCAGCAAGAGATTAATAATGATCCTCTCAAAAAATTGAAGGAGTTCGTATTGAAGGGGATGATATCTGAAAAAGAGTGGAATAATCTGGAGAGTGAGATAAAGAATGAGGTTGACAAAGCGGCTGAAGAAGCATGGAATCGTTCAGAACCGGAATCTAAAAATCTGACTGAAGCTCTTTATAATGACGGAATGGAAGTTCAGAAAATAGGTGGATTATACAGTTCCGGGTATGAATTTCCGGAAAGTTCAATGGAACCAAAATCCGAAAAACAACGAATTAACGTTGTGGAATCTATACGGAGAACGTTAGAACATGAACTCGAAATCAATGAGAAGATCTTGGTTTTTGGAGAGGATGTTGGAGCAAAAGGCGGAGTTCACGCCGTTACATCCGGACTTCAAACAAAATTCGGAAATCAACGGGTTTTTGATACGAGTTTATCCGAAGAGGGAATCATTGGACGTGCTGTTGGATTGGCATATGCCGGTTTTATGCCTGTTGCAGAAATTCAATTTCGCAAGTATGCCGATCCGGCCACAGAGCAACTTAAAAATACGGGGACTATACGCTGGCGAACGGCCAACAAGTTTGCCGCGCCGATGGTGGTACGAATGCCGGGCGGTTTTGCAAAGTGTGGAGATCCCTGGCACAGTGAATCGAACGAGGCATTTTTTGCAAAAATGATTGGGTGGCAGGTTGTTGTACCTGCCAATGCAGAAGATGCGGCTGGATTACTTCGGTCAGCTATGAGAAGTAACAATTCCACAATTTTCTTTGAACACCGAAACTTGTTGGATTCCAAATATTCCCGAAAACCTTATCCGGGGGATGATTTTGTTGTACCGATTGGCCAAGCCAAAAAGCTGAAAGATGGCTCGGAGATTACAATTATCACTTGGGGTGCAATGTGCGAACGTTGCGAGGAAGCTGCTGAAGAATTGGATACGTCAGTTGAAATCATTGATTTACGTTCCATTATTCCGTGGGATAAAAAGATGATCTTTGAGTCTGTGAAGAAAACAAATCGCTGTCTGATAGTTCATGAAGACAACCGCACGGCAGGATTTGGGGCCGAAATTAGCGCCACCATTTCAGATGAACTTTTCAAATATCTGGACGCTCCCGTTCAGCGCCTTGCCTTTCCGGATATTCCTGTTCCATATAATGTTGATTTGATGAATTCGGTCTTGCCAGATGCCGGGAAAATCGCTGAAAAGATAGAAGAATTGGTCGAGTTTTAG
- a CDS encoding SDR family NAD(P)-dependent oxidoreductase, with product MSKHILITGASRGIGLETTKFLVNKDCTVTAIARSEDKLDQLRAYAPEQIFTLVLDITDADSADAIQNHLEDHQLSIDGFIHNAGLLINKPFLEQTNNDWEKQLAVNLMAPIMLTKKLIHNFNKDSHIVNIGSMGGFQGSEKFPGLSAYSTSKGALAILTECLALELSEYGIKANCLCLGAVQTEMLETAFPGIDAPVNPVEMGRFVGDFTLNGGTFMNGKILPVSLHNPE from the coding sequence ATGTCTAAACACATACTTATTACAGGAGCAAGCAGAGGCATCGGCTTGGAAACAACGAAGTTTTTAGTGAATAAAGATTGTACAGTTACGGCAATTGCCCGATCTGAAGACAAGCTGGATCAACTGCGAGCCTATGCACCGGAACAAATCTTTACTTTAGTGCTTGATATTACTGATGCTGATTCAGCAGATGCTATTCAAAATCATCTGGAAGATCATCAACTATCTATCGACGGATTTATTCACAACGCAGGTTTGCTCATCAACAAACCTTTTTTGGAACAGACAAATAATGATTGGGAAAAACAGCTCGCTGTAAATCTGATGGCACCGATTATGCTTACAAAAAAACTGATACATAATTTTAATAAAGACTCTCACATTGTCAATATAGGCAGTATGGGGGGATTTCAGGGCAGCGAGAAATTTCCCGGTTTGAGTGCATACAGTACATCCAAGGGTGCTTTAGCAATTTTGACCGAATGCCTTGCTCTTGAACTCTCTGAATACGGAATCAAAGCGAATTGTTTGTGTTTGGGAGCCGTTCAAACCGAAATGCTGGAGACTGCATTTCCCGGCATAGATGCTCCTGTAAACCCTGTGGAGATGGGGCGATTTGTTGGAGATTTTACGTTAAATGGCGGTACATTTATGAACGGGAAAATATTACCTGTTTCCTTACACAATCCTGAGTAA